One Pantoea eucalypti genomic region harbors:
- a CDS encoding Yip1 family protein: protein MNHVWGLLAHPNQEMRHIKQENESVSHHYTHHVLLMAAIPVICAFIGTTQLGWNLGDGQYVQLNLATGIGLGILFYLIILGGVAVMGRVIHWMARDYPQRPGVQRCTVFAGYVATPLFLSGLVAFYPLVWLCVLAGALALLYTGYLLYIGIPLFLNIDREESLRFSGSTLAIGVLVFEVLLALTVVLWGYGPHLF, encoded by the coding sequence ATGAACCATGTCTGGGGACTTCTGGCGCATCCGAACCAGGAAATGCGTCATATCAAGCAAGAGAATGAAAGCGTATCGCACCATTACACCCATCATGTTCTGCTGATGGCGGCGATCCCGGTGATCTGCGCCTTTATCGGAACAACTCAGCTGGGCTGGAATCTGGGTGACGGGCAATATGTGCAACTTAATCTGGCGACCGGGATCGGGTTGGGCATTCTGTTCTATCTGATTATTCTGGGTGGCGTGGCGGTAATGGGACGCGTGATTCACTGGATGGCGCGGGATTACCCTCAGCGTCCCGGCGTTCAGCGCTGTACGGTCTTTGCCGGTTACGTCGCTACGCCGCTGTTCCTGAGCGGACTTGTCGCATTCTATCCGCTGGTCTGGCTCTGTGTGCTGGCAGGTGCGCTGGCGCTGCTTTACACCGGCTATCTGCTCTATATCGGCATCCCCCTGTTTCTGAATATCGACCGCGAAGAGAGCCTGCGCTTTTCCGGCTCAACGCTGGCCATCGGCGTGCTGGTATTTGAAGTGTTACTGGCATTAACTGTCGTGCTGTGGGGATATGGACCGCATCTTTTCTGA
- the dld gene encoding D-lactate dehydrogenase — protein MTQTSALLSDLRRLVGPSHLLTEPEQTARYRKGFRSGEGDALAVAFPGTLLELWRVLQTLVNADVIILMQAANTGLTEGSTPHGDDYDRPLVIVSTLRLDKLQLIDSGQQVLAFPGSTLYQLEKALKPLGREPHSVIGSSCIGASVLGGICNNSGGSLIKRGPAYSEMALFAQIDAQGRLKLVNHLGIDLGTSPEEILGRLDDDRWQPKDVQHDGRHASDHEYADRVREVDADTPARYNADARRLFEASGCAGKLAVFAVRLDTFPTEPQQQVFYIGTNEPAVLNDIRRHMLAHFTHLPVAGEYMHRDIYDIAEVYGKDTFLMIDKLGTDKMPLFFTLKGRIDAWLNKLSFVKPHFSDRLLQRLSKLFPAHLPKRMKQYRDKYEHHLMLKMSGDGVAEARQFLRDYFREGGGEFFECEGKEGAHAFLHRFAAAGAAVRYHAVHADEVEDILALDIALRRNDADWFETLPDEIRASLSHRLYYGHFFCHVFHQDYIVRKGVDVHALKAQMLEILQARGAEYPAEHNVGHLYQAKPQLAAFYRRLDPTNSFNPGIGKTSKQKGWAVKQV, from the coding sequence ATGACACAAACCTCTGCCCTGCTTTCTGACCTGCGCCGCCTGGTCGGCCCCTCTCATCTGCTGACAGAACCTGAACAGACCGCCCGCTATCGCAAGGGCTTTCGCTCCGGCGAAGGTGACGCGCTGGCCGTGGCGTTTCCTGGTACGCTGCTGGAGCTCTGGCGGGTACTGCAAACGCTGGTGAATGCGGATGTCATCATCCTGATGCAGGCGGCCAATACCGGCCTGACCGAAGGGTCAACGCCGCATGGCGACGATTACGATCGCCCGCTGGTGATCGTCAGTACCCTGCGACTCGATAAGCTTCAGCTGATTGACAGTGGCCAGCAGGTGCTGGCGTTCCCCGGCAGTACACTCTATCAGCTGGAAAAAGCGCTGAAGCCGCTGGGGCGCGAGCCTCACTCGGTGATTGGCTCCTCCTGTATTGGTGCCTCGGTGCTGGGCGGCATCTGCAATAATTCCGGCGGATCGCTGATTAAGCGCGGCCCGGCCTACAGCGAAATGGCCCTGTTTGCTCAGATTGATGCACAGGGAAGACTGAAGCTGGTTAACCATCTCGGCATCGATCTGGGAACGTCGCCGGAAGAGATTCTGGGGCGACTGGATGACGATCGCTGGCAGCCTAAAGATGTGCAGCACGATGGCCGTCACGCTTCCGATCATGAATATGCAGACCGGGTGCGTGAAGTTGATGCCGATACGCCAGCGCGTTACAACGCTGATGCGCGTCGTCTGTTCGAAGCATCCGGCTGTGCCGGGAAACTGGCGGTCTTCGCGGTGCGACTTGATACCTTCCCCACTGAACCGCAGCAGCAGGTGTTTTACATTGGCACTAACGAACCCGCTGTGCTCAACGATATCCGCCGTCACATGCTGGCGCATTTTACTCATTTGCCGGTGGCGGGCGAATATATGCACCGCGACATCTATGACATTGCGGAAGTCTATGGCAAAGACACCTTCCTGATGATCGACAAGCTGGGCACCGATAAGATGCCGCTGTTTTTCACGCTGAAGGGGCGGATTGATGCCTGGCTGAACAAGCTCTCCTTCGTTAAACCGCACTTCAGCGATCGCCTGCTGCAGCGCCTGAGTAAACTGTTTCCGGCGCATCTGCCCAAACGCATGAAGCAGTATCGCGATAAATATGAACATCATCTGATGCTGAAGATGTCGGGCGACGGCGTGGCAGAAGCGCGTCAGTTCCTGCGTGACTACTTCCGCGAAGGCGGCGGCGAGTTCTTTGAGTGTGAAGGCAAAGAAGGTGCGCACGCCTTTCTGCATCGCTTCGCGGCGGCAGGTGCGGCCGTGCGCTACCACGCGGTGCATGCCGATGAGGTCGAGGATATTCTGGCGCTGGATATCGCCCTGCGTCGCAACGATGCGGACTGGTTTGAAACTCTGCCCGATGAGATTCGCGCATCTTTAAGCCATCGCCTCTACTATGGTCACTTCTTCTGTCATGTCTTCCATCAGGATTACATCGTCAGAAAAGGGGTCGATGTGCACGCGCTGAAAGCGCAGATGCTGGAGATCCTTCAGGCGCGCGGCGCGGAATATCCCGCTGAACATAACGTTGGGCATCTCTATCAGGCGAAACCGCAACTGGCGGCGTTCTATCGCCGGCTCGATCCGACTAACAGCTTCAATCCCGGCATTGGCAAAACCAGCAAGCAAAAAGGCTGGGCGGTGAAACAGGTTTAA
- a CDS encoding DUF3772 domain-containing protein, which produces MFIRSFFALLMLALVGFAPALALAADNTATPAQEQDAPPKLNAAVELPKMQKILDKIKSQVSVDAGENKLTQLNEMALELSGSADTLGQALVPDRQQVDAQLGVLGPAPKADSGVKETPEVTRKRNALESQKGKLDDQIKQAEGIKNGALMLSSQIVNLRRDQLKSQLALNSGSILGARFWSPLLNSQDLDGEKIGEFLQELQDTAALSWEPGWRVGSVFWLLAALLVMTVGRRYSEEFLAWVSINKLPEGKLRRSFLAAAVALTTLAAVVLTFNFLSLAFTRRDEVSENVQDFVDRLVQLSVFCGLIAGLGRAFLSTRRPSWRLPAISNEVAMALKPFPPITAVLVFIFQTVEAFNYSVGTSLNTTIFANGLTALLIGSTALAISMRTNRVRRRLTQAGTPPEARSTLVGLIQMGLTLTAVAILVSLLIGYVTLARFLSYEVIWCGLLFGSFYFLSHLLKDGCESLFSTSNATGRRIQSSLNINERHLQQTATLLTAIGKTFLVLVVALALVNGTFASSTPIELLQKVIEFWGGKGLESLNIVPAHMVNAIICLIVGIYVLRSVRRWLDTDFLPKTTMDVGMRVSLVTLFSNIGYVLIILLTLSIMGLQWNKLAWIVSALSVGIGFGLQEIVKNFISGLILLTERPVKVGDLVSISGIEGDIRRINVRATEIQLGDKSTVIVPNSQFISQNVRNATMGNAQGVVTITLTFPLNIDPVKVRDILLEVYNENERILETPEPSVSFKDLTQQGIVLSVTGNVAGQRQIAGAKSDLLFDILTRLRKEGILLSTPQTMIIERRQQIADVEPVPEEKLV; this is translated from the coding sequence ATGTTTATACGATCCTTTTTTGCATTGTTAATGCTGGCGCTGGTGGGGTTTGCCCCGGCGCTGGCGCTGGCCGCGGATAATACGGCCACGCCTGCTCAGGAACAGGATGCGCCGCCGAAGCTGAATGCTGCGGTGGAACTGCCGAAAATGCAGAAGATCCTCGATAAAATTAAAAGTCAGGTCTCCGTCGATGCCGGCGAAAACAAGCTGACACAGCTGAATGAAATGGCGCTGGAACTCTCTGGCAGTGCCGATACGCTCGGGCAGGCGCTGGTACCCGATCGCCAGCAGGTCGATGCACAGCTGGGTGTACTTGGCCCGGCCCCGAAAGCCGACAGTGGGGTGAAAGAAACCCCGGAAGTGACACGCAAGCGTAACGCGCTTGAGAGCCAGAAAGGCAAACTCGACGACCAGATTAAACAGGCAGAAGGGATTAAAAATGGCGCGCTGATGCTCTCCTCGCAGATTGTTAACCTGCGTCGTGATCAGCTGAAAAGCCAGCTGGCGTTGAACTCCGGCAGCATCCTTGGTGCACGCTTCTGGTCACCGTTGCTCAATAGCCAGGATCTGGATGGTGAGAAGATTGGTGAGTTCCTGCAGGAGTTGCAGGACACCGCCGCGCTCTCATGGGAGCCGGGCTGGCGCGTGGGCAGTGTCTTCTGGCTGCTGGCGGCATTGCTGGTGATGACGGTCGGTCGTCGCTACAGTGAAGAGTTTCTGGCCTGGGTCAGCATTAATAAACTGCCGGAAGGAAAACTGCGCCGCAGTTTCCTGGCGGCAGCGGTAGCGCTGACTACGCTGGCGGCTGTTGTCCTCACCTTTAACTTTCTCTCTCTGGCCTTTACCCGCCGGGATGAGGTCTCTGAAAACGTTCAGGACTTTGTTGATCGTCTGGTGCAGCTAAGCGTCTTTTGTGGCCTGATTGCCGGACTGGGGCGCGCATTCCTCTCTACCCGCAGGCCCAGCTGGCGCTTACCGGCTATCTCCAATGAAGTGGCGATGGCATTAAAGCCGTTTCCACCCATCACCGCTGTGCTGGTGTTTATCTTCCAGACGGTCGAGGCGTTTAACTACAGCGTCGGCACCAGTCTGAATACCACCATTTTTGCCAACGGCCTGACGGCACTGTTGATTGGCAGTACTGCACTGGCGATCAGCATGCGCACCAACCGCGTACGCCGTCGCCTGACCCAGGCGGGCACACCGCCGGAAGCACGCTCAACGCTGGTCGGGCTGATTCAGATGGGCCTGACGCTGACCGCGGTTGCCATCCTCGTGTCGCTGCTGATCGGTTACGTTACGCTGGCGCGCTTCCTGAGTTATGAAGTGATCTGGTGCGGTCTGCTGTTTGGTTCGTTCTACTTCCTGAGTCACCTGCTCAAGGATGGTTGTGAGAGTCTCTTTTCGACCAGTAATGCCACCGGTCGACGCATTCAGAGTTCACTTAACATCAATGAGCGTCATTTGCAGCAAACGGCTACGCTGCTGACGGCCATCGGTAAAACCTTCCTGGTGCTGGTGGTGGCGCTGGCGCTGGTCAACGGCACCTTTGCCTCTTCAACGCCGATTGAGCTGCTGCAAAAAGTCATTGAGTTCTGGGGCGGTAAAGGCCTCGAATCCCTGAACATTGTGCCAGCGCATATGGTGAATGCGATAATTTGCCTGATTGTCGGCATCTATGTGCTGCGTTCGGTGCGTCGCTGGCTTGATACCGATTTCCTGCCAAAAACCACCATGGATGTGGGGATGCGGGTGTCGCTGGTGACGCTGTTCAGCAACATCGGTTATGTGCTGATTATTCTGCTGACCCTGTCGATTATGGGGCTGCAGTGGAACAAGCTGGCCTGGATCGTCAGTGCGTTGTCGGTTGGTATCGGTTTTGGCTTACAGGAGATCGTGAAGAACTTTATCTCCGGTCTGATTCTGTTGACCGAGCGGCCAGTGAAAGTCGGCGATCTGGTGAGCATCAGCGGCATTGAAGGGGATATTCGCCGGATTAATGTGCGTGCCACGGAGATTCAGCTGGGCGACAAATCCACCGTGATTGTGCCGAACTCGCAGTTTATCTCGCAGAACGTGCGCAACGCGACAATGGGTAATGCGCAGGGTGTGGTCACCATTACGCTGACCTTCCCGCTAAATATCGACCCGGTAAAGGTGCGCGATATTCTGCTGGAAGTTTATAACGAAAACGAACGTATTCTGGAAACACCTGAGCCATCGGTTTCGTTTAAAGATCTGACCCAGCAAGGGATTGTCCTGAGCGTCACCGGTAATGTTGCCGGTCAGCGGCAGATAGCAGGAGCGAAGAGCGATCTGCTGTTCGATATTCTGACGCGTCTGCGTAAAGAGGGCATTCTGCTCTCCACTCCGCAGACCATGATTATTGAGCGCCGTCAGCAGATAGCAGATGTGGAGCCGGTACCCGAAGAGAAGCTGGTTTAA
- a CDS encoding L,D-transpeptidase family protein, whose amino-acid sequence MKIIRAFASIALALAAFSQSAFAVVYPLPPANSRLIGENIEITVPEDSKLPLEAFAAQYQMGLSNMLEANPGVDVYLPKAGSKMIIPQQLILPDAPREGIVINSAEMRLYYYPKGSKTVVVLPIGIGELGKDTPISWTTAVERKKDGPTWTPTKGMHADYAARGETLPAVFPAGPDNPMGLYALYIGRLYAIHGTNANFGIGLRVSHGCVRLRADDIKWLYQNVPVGTRVQFVDQPVKATVEPDGSRYVEVHNPLSTTEEQFNSRELVPITLTQAVSKIVVDASVNQDQVNAAIQSRTGMPVKVNGVENNVQTAPVPVPENSQAVPQEEPMTPVTPQGASSDATQPQQPATEPAAPAAPAAPVTPAAPAAAANTSS is encoded by the coding sequence ATGAAAATCATTCGCGCTTTCGCTTCAATCGCACTGGCTCTGGCGGCGTTCAGCCAGTCAGCCTTTGCTGTGGTTTACCCGTTGCCGCCGGCCAACAGCCGTCTGATCGGGGAAAATATCGAAATTACTGTTCCTGAAGACAGCAAACTGCCGCTGGAAGCTTTTGCGGCACAGTACCAGATGGGCCTCAGCAATATGCTGGAAGCCAATCCGGGCGTTGACGTTTATCTGCCAAAGGCTGGCAGCAAAATGATCATCCCACAGCAGCTGATCCTGCCTGACGCACCGCGTGAAGGCATTGTGATTAACAGCGCGGAGATGCGTCTTTACTACTACCCGAAGGGCAGCAAAACCGTCGTGGTTCTGCCAATTGGTATCGGTGAACTGGGTAAAGATACGCCGATCAGTTGGACTACCGCGGTAGAACGTAAGAAAGATGGCCCGACCTGGACGCCAACCAAAGGTATGCATGCGGACTACGCGGCTCGCGGCGAAACGCTGCCAGCGGTGTTCCCGGCAGGCCCGGATAACCCAATGGGCCTTTACGCGCTTTACATTGGTCGTCTTTATGCGATTCACGGCACCAACGCCAACTTCGGCATCGGCCTGCGCGTGAGCCATGGCTGTGTGCGTCTGCGTGCTGACGATATCAAATGGCTGTATCAGAATGTGCCGGTTGGCACACGCGTACAGTTCGTTGATCAGCCCGTGAAAGCGACGGTAGAGCCGGACGGTTCACGTTATGTGGAAGTGCATAACCCACTGTCGACCACTGAAGAGCAGTTCAACTCACGTGAGCTGGTGCCGATTACCCTGACTCAGGCCGTGAGCAAAATTGTGGTTGATGCCAGCGTGAATCAGGATCAGGTTAATGCCGCGATTCAGAGCCGTACCGGTATGCCAGTAAAAGTGAATGGTGTGGAAAACAATGTCCAGACTGCGCCTGTTCCGGTACCCGAAAATTCACAGGCTGTTCCTCAGGAAGAGCCAATGACGCCGGTAACGCCACAGGGTGCAAGCAGCGATGCTACTCAGCCACAGCAGCCAGCCACTGAGCCAGCTGCACCTGCTGCACCTGCTGCGCCGGTAACACCTGCAGCGCCAGCAGCAGCGGCAAATACCAGCTCGTAA
- the pbpG gene encoding D-alanyl-D-alanine endopeptidase, giving the protein MPAKIRFTLLSLALLVSGQIVSLPAQATTTLSQLAPIAQPQIASGSAMIVDLTTNKVLFSSHPDRVRPIASITKLMTAMVVLDAHQPMNEMIPVDISQTPEMRGVFSRVKLNSQISRRNMMLLALMSSENRAAASLAHAYPGGYNAFIRAMNAKARSLGMKQTRYVEPTGLSTQNVSSAQDLVKLLKATREYPELGALSTTKEETAVFAHPSYALPFRNTNHLVYKNDWHIQLTKTGYTDEAGHCLVMRTMINNRPVALVVLDAFGKYTHFADANRLRSWIETGKAAPVPAAALAYKKQKSGQVASNGASSAGVE; this is encoded by the coding sequence ATGCCTGCAAAAATTCGTTTTACTCTGCTTTCGCTGGCGCTGCTCGTTTCAGGGCAGATTGTTTCACTTCCGGCGCAGGCGACTACCACACTGTCGCAACTTGCGCCTATCGCTCAGCCGCAGATCGCCTCTGGCAGTGCGATGATTGTCGACCTCACCACCAATAAAGTGCTCTTTTCCAGCCATCCGGATCGGGTCAGGCCTATCGCGTCGATCACCAAGCTGATGACGGCGATGGTCGTGCTGGATGCGCATCAGCCGATGAACGAGATGATACCTGTCGATATCAGCCAGACGCCGGAAATGCGTGGTGTCTTCTCACGCGTGAAGCTCAACAGTCAGATCAGCCGCCGTAATATGATGCTGCTGGCACTGATGTCCTCGGAAAACCGTGCTGCTGCCAGTCTCGCGCACGCCTATCCGGGCGGTTATAACGCCTTTATCCGGGCAATGAACGCGAAAGCGCGATCGCTGGGCATGAAACAGACCCGCTATGTCGAGCCGACCGGTTTGTCGACGCAAAACGTCTCAAGTGCACAGGACCTGGTTAAGTTGCTCAAAGCCACACGGGAATATCCGGAGCTGGGCGCGCTTAGCACCACGAAAGAAGAGACGGCGGTTTTTGCTCATCCGAGCTATGCGCTGCCGTTCCGCAACACCAACCATCTGGTCTATAAAAATGACTGGCATATTCAGCTGACCAAAACCGGTTACACGGATGAGGCAGGCCACTGCCTGGTGATGCGTACCATGATTAATAATCGTCCGGTGGCGCTGGTGGTACTGGATGCCTTTGGCAAATATACCCACTTCGCCGACGCTAACCGTCTGCGTAGCTGGATCGAGACCGGTAAAGCGGCACCGGTCCCTGCGGCCGCACTGGCTTATAAAAAACAGAAGTCGGGCCAGGTCGCCAGCAATGGTGCCAGCAGTGCCGGCGTCGAGTAA
- a CDS encoding glycoside hydrolase family 15 protein has product MSKVKRKIEDHGVIGDLRTCALIANDGTIDYLCWPELDSPSVFAALLDSDDAGLFSLAPDWPNARRQQLYLPDTNILQTRWLDDEGVAEITDYMPICDDRDKMPRLIRRLKMVRGSATFQMRCSPRHDYARAQTRAEAHNGCIDFHAEGQPSLRLAASVVMTLEDESATAHFTLQPGEYAQFEFGSVDDAHIEALATEHCFEETLNYWRHWSSHSTYQGRWREMVQRSALVLKLLTSYQHGSIAAAATFGLPEELGGERNWDYRASWIRDASFSMYALMRLGYIDEAKHFTHWVGRCVENSHHDEMRLQVMYRLDSGTELHEMELLNLSGYADSRPVRIGNDAWQQTQLDIYGELMDAVYLANKYGEAISQRGWQHVVKMIDWLSENWDQPDAGIWEMRGEPEHFLHSRLMCWVAMDRALRLGMKRSLPMPYERWDRARREIREDIWANFWNSERGHFSSTRHGEYLDASMLLMPLVRFVGATDPDWIATLDAIKANLVSDGMVRRYNTHETPADGLKGSEGSFGACSFWYVECLARAGRIQEAHFEFEKLLSYANPLGLYAEEFDSHGHALGNTPQALTHLALISAAFFLNRKLSGEQTQWQP; this is encoded by the coding sequence ATGAGTAAGGTAAAACGTAAGATTGAAGACCACGGTGTCATTGGCGATTTGCGCACCTGTGCGCTGATCGCCAATGACGGCACCATTGATTATCTTTGCTGGCCTGAACTCGACAGCCCGTCGGTCTTTGCCGCCCTGCTCGATAGCGATGACGCCGGACTTTTCTCTCTGGCTCCTGACTGGCCCAATGCACGACGTCAGCAACTCTACCTGCCCGACACCAACATCCTGCAGACCCGCTGGCTGGATGATGAAGGCGTGGCAGAAATCACCGACTACATGCCGATTTGTGATGACAGGGATAAGATGCCGCGCCTGATCCGTCGGCTCAAAATGGTCCGCGGCAGTGCCACCTTTCAGATGCGCTGTTCGCCCCGCCACGACTATGCCCGGGCGCAGACCCGTGCAGAAGCGCATAATGGCTGTATCGACTTTCATGCTGAGGGCCAGCCGTCGCTGCGCCTTGCAGCCTCGGTGGTGATGACGCTGGAGGATGAGAGTGCGACAGCCCACTTCACGTTACAGCCCGGCGAATATGCGCAGTTCGAATTTGGCAGCGTGGATGATGCGCATATCGAAGCGCTGGCCACTGAACACTGCTTTGAAGAGACACTGAATTACTGGCGACACTGGAGCAGCCACAGCACCTATCAGGGACGCTGGCGTGAAATGGTGCAGCGTTCGGCGCTGGTCCTGAAGCTCCTGACTTCGTATCAGCACGGCTCCATTGCGGCGGCGGCAACGTTTGGTCTGCCTGAAGAACTGGGTGGCGAACGCAACTGGGACTATCGCGCCTCCTGGATCCGCGACGCGTCCTTCAGCATGTATGCGCTGATGCGGCTGGGTTATATCGATGAAGCTAAACACTTTACTCACTGGGTGGGTCGCTGCGTTGAAAACAGCCATCATGATGAAATGCGCCTGCAGGTGATGTACCGTCTCGACAGCGGCACTGAGTTGCATGAGATGGAATTACTGAATCTCTCCGGCTATGCCGACTCCCGACCGGTGCGCATCGGCAATGATGCCTGGCAGCAGACGCAACTCGATATCTATGGCGAACTGATGGATGCGGTCTATCTGGCCAACAAATATGGCGAGGCGATCTCTCAGCGCGGCTGGCAACATGTGGTCAAAATGATCGACTGGCTAAGCGAGAACTGGGATCAGCCCGATGCCGGTATCTGGGAGATGCGCGGCGAACCGGAGCATTTCCTGCATTCACGTCTGATGTGCTGGGTAGCGATGGATCGTGCGCTGCGTCTCGGCATGAAGCGATCCCTGCCGATGCCTTACGAGCGCTGGGATCGGGCACGCCGTGAGATCCGCGAAGATATCTGGGCGAACTTCTGGAACAGCGAACGCGGTCACTTCTCTTCGACCCGGCATGGCGAATACCTTGACGCCTCCATGCTGCTGATGCCGCTGGTACGCTTTGTTGGTGCCACCGATCCGGACTGGATTGCCACACTGGATGCGATCAAAGCCAACCTGGTCAGTGATGGTATGGTGCGGCGTTACAATACGCATGAGACGCCCGCCGACGGTCTTAAAGGATCGGAAGGTTCGTTTGGCGCCTGCTCCTTCTGGTATGTCGAATGTCTGGCACGCGCAGGGCGGATTCAGGAGGCGCATTTTGAATTCGAGAAGTTGCTGAGCTACGCCAATCCGCTGGGCCTTTATGCCGAGGAGTTTGACAGTCACGGCCATGCGCTGGGGAATACACCGCAGGCGCTGACTCATCTGGCGTTGATCAGTGCCGCCTTTTTCCTGAACCGCAAACTCAGTGGCGAACAGACGCAGTGGCAACCTTGA
- the chiP gene encoding chitoporin ChiP, with the protein MSKKNYTLVLMEIIALSAGVTAMSSTPAYAAGFVDDSTLTGNVFYWQRQRDRKESDPASQHQGEYQANLHHTSLNSNLDYQSGYAGDWIGMDLAVFGAVELSNSGPAAPNEIGFSKSHSRWNEKWNGDSSGASVYKAALKLKHNDYWLRAGYIQPTGQTLIAPHWSFLPGTYRGFETGALYDFQQAGALSLSWMWTDKYKAPWYRDLYDFRQADNKTPVSYLHSFGMKYDFKNNLVLEGAFGQAAHYMDQYFAKASWSASPGGNELRTSYQFYGARDKVSGGAANPRDVYDGLAWLQAITVGYTVGPVDLRLEGSWVKAEGNQGFFLQRMTPGYATSNGRMDIWWDSRSDWNANGEKAIFAGAMLDLSPWQLTGWKAGASYVWGWDAKPATLPTVDQSQRLRESAWNFDLIYQIQQGRAKDTQFHLHYTRYKNHSDLPSFSNGYNNIFQDEKDIKFIVIAPFTLF; encoded by the coding sequence ATGTCTAAAAAAAACTACACATTAGTATTGATGGAAATAATAGCGCTGTCAGCAGGCGTAACGGCAATGTCATCAACGCCAGCCTATGCTGCCGGATTTGTTGACGACTCAACGCTGACAGGAAATGTTTTTTACTGGCAGCGACAGCGAGACCGAAAAGAGAGCGATCCCGCCAGTCAGCATCAGGGAGAGTACCAGGCTAATTTACACCATACTTCACTCAACAGTAACCTCGACTATCAGTCCGGCTATGCCGGGGACTGGATTGGCATGGACCTCGCCGTGTTTGGCGCCGTTGAACTTTCCAATAGCGGTCCCGCCGCACCCAATGAAATTGGCTTCAGTAAATCGCATTCCCGCTGGAATGAAAAATGGAATGGCGACAGCAGTGGCGCATCGGTTTATAAAGCCGCACTGAAATTAAAACATAACGACTACTGGTTACGCGCGGGTTATATCCAGCCAACCGGACAGACACTGATTGCGCCTCACTGGAGTTTCCTGCCCGGCACCTATCGCGGATTTGAAACGGGTGCACTTTATGATTTCCAGCAAGCAGGCGCATTATCACTCTCCTGGATGTGGACCGATAAATATAAAGCCCCCTGGTATCGTGATTTATATGATTTCCGGCAGGCTGATAATAAAACGCCTGTCAGCTACCTGCATTCATTCGGCATGAAATATGACTTCAAAAATAATCTGGTGCTTGAAGGTGCATTTGGTCAGGCCGCACATTATATGGATCAATATTTTGCCAAAGCATCCTGGTCTGCCAGCCCAGGTGGTAACGAACTGCGCACCAGCTATCAGTTTTATGGCGCACGCGACAAAGTCTCGGGGGGTGCCGCAAACCCGCGTGATGTCTATGATGGCCTGGCCTGGTTACAGGCGATCACCGTCGGTTATACCGTCGGCCCGGTGGATCTCCGACTTGAAGGCAGCTGGGTTAAAGCTGAAGGGAATCAGGGCTTTTTCCTGCAGCGCATGACGCCGGGCTACGCCACCTCCAACGGACGAATGGATATCTGGTGGGATTCGCGTTCTGACTGGAACGCCAATGGTGAAAAAGCGATCTTTGCGGGCGCGATGCTCGATTTATCGCCGTGGCAGCTGACGGGCTGGAAAGCCGGCGCATCTTACGTCTGGGGCTGGGATGCAAAACCCGCCACGCTCCCCACCGTTGACCAGAGTCAGCGACTGAGAGAGTCGGCCTGGAACTTTGATCTGATCTATCAAATCCAGCAGGGCCGGGCCAAAGACACCCAGTTCCATCTTCACTATACCCGCTACAAAAATCACAGCGACCTGCCCAGCTTCAGCAATGGATACAACAACATTTTCCAGGACGAGAAGGACATCAAATTTATTGTTATCGCGCCGTTTACGCTGTTCTGA
- a CDS encoding DedA family protein, with product MHLDINALITQYGYLALFIGCIAEGETFTLLGGVAAHEGLLRYVGVVLAAMGGGIVGDQLLYWVGRRWGTRILRRFKKHQDKVVKANRLIKRRPSLFVIGVRFMYGFRLIGPIIIGASRLNPMKFFILNVIGAAIWAVIFVTLGYFAGGIIAPWLHKLDQHLKHLLWLVGAVIFAFVLRWFIRRWHNRRADQE from the coding sequence TTGCATCTGGATATCAACGCATTAATTACACAGTACGGCTATCTGGCACTTTTTATTGGCTGTATTGCCGAAGGGGAAACATTTACATTGCTGGGCGGCGTGGCCGCGCATGAGGGGCTGCTGCGTTACGTGGGCGTGGTGCTGGCCGCGATGGGTGGCGGCATTGTCGGCGATCAGTTGCTCTACTGGGTAGGCCGCCGCTGGGGCACGCGCATCCTGCGCCGCTTTAAAAAGCATCAGGATAAAGTGGTCAAGGCGAACCGACTGATTAAACGCCGTCCCAGCCTGTTTGTAATTGGCGTGCGTTTTATGTATGGCTTCCGACTGATTGGCCCGATTATTATCGGTGCCAGCCGCCTTAATCCAATGAAATTTTTCATTCTTAACGTTATCGGAGCGGCCATCTGGGCCGTGATTTTCGTGACCCTCGGCTATTTCGCGGGCGGCATCATCGCGCCGTGGCTGCACAAACTCGATCAGCATCTGAAACATCTGCTGTGGCTGGTGGGCGCGGTCATCTTTGCCTTTGTGCTGCGCTGGTTCATCCGCCGCTGGCATAACCGTCGGGCCGATCAGGAATAA